Within the Emticicia oligotrophica DSM 17448 genome, the region ATTTGTGCAATGTATGGTAAAGAAAATTTACGATATTGGTCTGGCGATAAAATACCTGCCCACGAATCAAAAATTTGCACTAAATCTGCTCCGTGTTTAGCTTGTGCTTTCAAATAAGCAATTGTACTATCCGTAATTTTCTGTAAAAGCGTATGTGCAAGTTTTGGTTCTGAATAAAGCATTTTCTTGGCGGTTGAGAAAGTTTTTGAACCTTTACCTTCAACCATATAGCAGAAAATAGTAAATGGTGCACCCGCAAATCCTAAAAGTGGCACACGTCCATTCAACTCCTTCTTCACAATATCAATCGCATCTAAAACATAAGCCAAATCTTCCTCTGGCTCACTGATTTTTAGTGCTTCTACATCTTTTTTATTCTTAATTACCTTTGGAAAAATTGGCCCTTTTGCTTCGACCATTTCATAAGGCAAACCCATAGCTTCTGGTACAACTAAAATATCTGAAAATATAATAGCAGCATCTACTCCTAAAATATCAACGGGTTGAATTGTTACCTCGGCTGCCAATTCAGGTGTAGTAGCTAATTTAATGAAACTCCCAGCCTTTTCTCTTACAGCTCGGTACTCTGATAATATACGCCCCGCTTGACGCATCATCCAAACAGGAACTCTTTCAACGTGCTCACCCTTGGCCGCACGTAATAACAAATCATTTTGTAATTTCATACCACAAAGATACAGTTCTGCCGATTCTCAATCATTATTTAATTACGTATTTTTCTTAGGAAAAGTTTTATATATCTTACTCACCAATAAAAAAAGGCTACCTTTACAGGCAGCCTTCTAGAGGTTTTTAGTTGTTATTTTGGAGTAATTGATGCTATTTTTTTGTTACTCTCACTGCAATTCGGCGGTTCTGTGCCCTACCTTCTTCGGTATCATTTGCAGCGACTGGATATTTTGAGCCATAGCCTTCTGCCACTACACGGTTCGAATCAATCCCTTGCTCAACTAATGCCTTTACAACATTAAAAGCACGGTCAGCCGAAAGTTTTTGATTTAATTCTTCCTTACCAACATTATCAGTGTAGCCCCCAATTTTTAATTCCACATTAGGGAAAGCTTTTAAAATTTCGGCAATGTTTGTTACTTCCTGCATTGAAGTTGAATCAATCAAAGCACTACCAGTTTCAAATCTAAGTGCTCTAAAATTAAACCATGTGGTTTTATCGACAAGCTTCGATTGGTCTTCTATAAAGTTTATTAATTCATTCTCAATACTTTGTTCACCAAAGTTCAACATAACTCCAGTTGAAAGCGTTTTTTTGATTGAGCTTACTACATCAATTTGAGTAGAATCATTGCTTTCAATTATAAGTTTAGAAGAAATCTGTATATTTTCTTGATTCCTACAAGATTTCCAATAATACAATGCACCTAAAAGTATCCCTCCCAACAAAAGCCAAGGTAGCCATGTAGTAAGTTTAGAATTATTATTTTCAAAGCTGACATTCGAAGATAAACGCTTTTTACCCTTGAAATCGTCTAATTTATCAAGATTGATAAGCTTATCAATGCCCGCTGGTAAAGCCGTTAAAACAGATTCCTTCTGACTCGCCATTAGACTTCCCAAATCCGATGATGTAATTCCTTGTTGAATTACATGTTTACCGATAACATTCACCAAAATAGGAGTTACTAGCCCCAATAAAGTCGATGCTGAAGTCTTTGTAATGCCACTTGATTTTGAAATTACATTGAAAATATCACCTAATCCTTCTCCAAAAAGACTTCCTAAAAGTCCATTTCCTATCGAAGCCAAAGTAATTGTTGAGTAAATCTCACTTAACACAATATTGAGATTATTGATTAAAGTGCCATCATAGCCGCCCGTTCTAATAATACTTAGTAAATCCGTTAAACCTTGCGTTGTTGATGCTTTTTGCATAACTCCCCCTAAAACTGTTGGTAGAGCAGTATCGATGGCTAAACTCGTATTTCTATCTGATTCATCAAGAAAAGTGCTAATTTTTGAAATAATATTTGGCGTGAATTGTTCTTTTATCAAGCTTAGTAATTCCATTTTAATTTTTACTTTTTGGGTACAAACTTTGGACTACATTCTTTTGAAAAGTAACAGCTTGATAAAAAATAATTATTAGACAAAAAAAAAGCCCCAAATAGGAGCCTTCTTATTGAAAAATATCTTAATCGAAACTTCGAATCACATCTGAAATTATTTCGATACAATCCCACATCTGCGATTCAATCATTACTAAAGGGGGAGCTAAACGAATCTTATTACCATGTGTAGGTTTCGCCAACAAACCATTCTCTTTAAATTTCATACAAATATCCCAAGCCAAATCTGAATCTTCGCTCGAATCTACCACAATCGCATTCAATAAACCTCTACCTCTAACCTGTGTTACGATACTTGTTTCTTCTACCAAAGTTTGCATTTCTGCACGGAATATTTTGCCTAAATAATCGGCATTTTCGGCTAAGTTTTCATCTTTTACTACTTGTAATGCTTCCATTGCCACGGCACAAGCCAATGGATTTCCGCCATAAGTAGAGCCATGTTCACCCGGCTTGATTGTGAGCATAACTTCATCATCAGCCAAAACCGCCGAAACAGGTAAAACGCCACCAGAAAGAGCCTTTCCTAAAATCAGAATATCCGGTTTGATACCGACATAATCAACGGCTAAAATTCTACCTGTACGAGCAATTCCTGTTTGAATTTCATCGGCAATAAACAATACATTACTAGCTTTACAAAGTTTGTAGGCTTCTTTTAGGTAATTATCATCGGGTACAACAACACCTGCTTCTCCTTGAATTGGCTCTAAAATTAAACCCGCAACATAAGGGTCATTCATGAGTGCTTCTTCTAATGCTTCGATGTTATTATACTCCACCGACTCAAAACCGGGCATATAAGGGCCAAATTCATTGCGTGCGGTAGGGTCGCTCGAAGCGGAAATAACAGAAAGTGTACGACCATGAAAATTTCCCCCCGCAAAAATAATTTTGGCTTTATTTTCTGGAATACCTTTAATTTTATATGCCCATTTACGGCAAAGTTTCAAAGCTGTTTCTACCGCTTCCACGCCCGTATTCATCGGCAAAACACGGTCATAACCAAAATAATTGGTAATATATTCTTCATAACGCCCAAGCATCGAGCTATAAAATGCACGAGAAGTGAGCGTAAGTTTCTGCGATTGTTCAACCAAAGCATTGATAATTCGAGGATGACAATGACCTTGATTTACTGCTGAGTAGGCCGATAAAAAATCATAATATCGCTTACCTTCTACATCCCACACATATACACCTTGTCCACGGTCGAGTACTGCCGAAATCGGATGGTAATTATGGGCTCCGTAGCGTTCTTCTAATTCAATTAGTTGTTCGCTGAGTGAAATATCTGTCAGCATAATTTTCTTGGTTTAGTTCGAAATAATATACAAATATGTTATTTTGACTTATAAAATTTTTAAATTAAGTTATATTTGCTTTAATATTTCATATTAAAATAATAAATACATATTTTTAATAAATATTTATAAATTTTGACTTATGACAACTGAAAGTTTACTTGATGAATTTGACAAGAAAATTCTTATTCAGCTTGAAAAAGATGGTAGAAAACCCTATTCTGAGATTGCTAAAAACTTAGGAATTTCAAATACGATGGTTCATCAACGAGTGACTCGGATGAAAAAAATAGGTATTTTGAAGGGTGCGGGAATCATTCTTGATGAACGAAAACTAGGGTATGAATGGAGTGCTTTTACTGGCCTTGTCCTAAAAGAAGATTCTGATTCAAAAGCGATTATTGAGGAATTAAAGAAAATTCCTGAAGTAACTGAATGTTATTATATTACTGGACAATACACACTTTACATCAGAATTGTAGCCAAGTCAAACGAACACATGAGAAGTGTTCTTTATGATAAAATTGACCATATAACAGGTATTTTGAAAACCGAATCAATGATTGATTT harbors:
- the hemE gene encoding uroporphyrinogen decarboxylase yields the protein MKLQNDLLLRAAKGEHVERVPVWMMRQAGRILSEYRAVREKAGSFIKLATTPELAAEVTIQPVDILGVDAAIIFSDILVVPEAMGLPYEMVEAKGPIFPKVIKNKKDVEALKISEPEEDLAYVLDAIDIVKKELNGRVPLLGFAGAPFTIFCYMVEGKGSKTFSTAKKMLYSEPKLAHTLLQKITDSTIAYLKAQAKHGADLVQIFDSWAGILSPDQYRKFSLPYIAQICDAIDEVPVTVFAKGAFFARKDMAKLNCDVVGLDWNMDIKESRRMIPNKTLQGNLDPCVLYGSFKEIEKETKKMLKAFGTQKYIANLGHGVYPDTDPMKVKCFIETVKSYSA
- a CDS encoding OmpA family protein, encoding MELLSLIKEQFTPNIISKISTFLDESDRNTSLAIDTALPTVLGGVMQKASTTQGLTDLLSIIRTGGYDGTLINNLNIVLSEIYSTITLASIGNGLLGSLFGEGLGDIFNVISKSSGITKTSASTLLGLVTPILVNVIGKHVIQQGITSSDLGSLMASQKESVLTALPAGIDKLINLDKLDDFKGKKRLSSNVSFENNNSKLTTWLPWLLLGGILLGALYYWKSCRNQENIQISSKLIIESNDSTQIDVVSSIKKTLSTGVMLNFGEQSIENELINFIEDQSKLVDKTTWFNFRALRFETGSALIDSTSMQEVTNIAEILKAFPNVELKIGGYTDNVGKEELNQKLSADRAFNVVKALVEQGIDSNRVVAEGYGSKYPVAANDTEEGRAQNRRIAVRVTKK
- the rocD gene encoding ornithine--oxo-acid transaminase — its product is MLTDISLSEQLIELEERYGAHNYHPISAVLDRGQGVYVWDVEGKRYYDFLSAYSAVNQGHCHPRIINALVEQSQKLTLTSRAFYSSMLGRYEEYITNYFGYDRVLPMNTGVEAVETALKLCRKWAYKIKGIPENKAKIIFAGGNFHGRTLSVISASSDPTARNEFGPYMPGFESVEYNNIEALEEALMNDPYVAGLILEPIQGEAGVVVPDDNYLKEAYKLCKASNVLFIADEIQTGIARTGRILAVDYVGIKPDILILGKALSGGVLPVSAVLADDEVMLTIKPGEHGSTYGGNPLACAVAMEALQVVKDENLAENADYLGKIFRAEMQTLVEETSIVTQVRGRGLLNAIVVDSSEDSDLAWDICMKFKENGLLAKPTHGNKIRLAPPLVMIESQMWDCIEIISDVIRSFD
- a CDS encoding Lrp/AsnC family transcriptional regulator: MTTESLLDEFDKKILIQLEKDGRKPYSEIAKNLGISNTMVHQRVTRMKKIGILKGAGIILDERKLGYEWSAFTGLVLKEDSDSKAIIEELKKIPEVTECYYITGQYTLYIRIVAKSNEHMRSVLYDKIDHITGILKTESMIDFGAAFKRNVSVEL